ATCTCGCTATAGATAAGAGGGATGTTGGTAGGCTCCCTGGAGATGGTCAGGTCCCTCTCGTAGGAAAGCCAGATAAGCTGGCCCCCCTCCAGGTTGAAGGCCTTGCGCAGCCTGTCAGGATACTCCCGGGTGATGCACATTCCCGGGGTGCCATGGGCCAGGTAGTCCTCCATGATCTGGAAGGATTCACGGGAGTCGTCAGACTCGATGAGATAGGAACAACCTGGCTCGAGATGATACTTCCTCTCCGAAGTGACGAGGGCCGAGCGGCTAGCGTGCAGAGGCATGTCCGATGGCAGCAAGCGGTGAACGCATCGTTCGGCGCCCTGGGACATGCACATAACCTCTGTGGCCTGGTACCGTCTCCCCAGCAGCCCGGAAGCGATGCCTTCCAGGTACCCTCGGGTGAAATCGCACCTCCTCTTTGAGGTGGCCTCCACCGATCCCTTGAACGAGACCACGATCTCCTCTTCGGACGCTCTCTCCACTGCCGTGCTGGACAGGCCAGCCTCGGACCACAGCTGGGAGAACACCTCGGCGAAGTCCTCCAGCTTGGTGGCGGTGATGTCCAAGGATGACACCAGGCTCATTCCCGCCCTGAAACCGGTGCGCTCCAGCGTTTCCCCGGCCCAGTCTCCAGCCAACAGCTCCAGCTCCTCGCGTAATGATATCAGCGCGGAGGCCGGCAGAACGAAGAAAGGGTTCATTTGGATACCTCGATTATCTCTGAGCCCAGGGTCTCGAACGCTTCCTGCACGCCCTCCCCGCTCTTGGCACTAGTGTACATGGGGCTCTTCCCCAAAGCAGAGCATACCTGGGCCAAGGCATCTTTGCTGAGAGCGCTCCCCAGGTCCGCCTTGTTTATGATGGCGATAAGAGGGATACTTCCAGTGACCTCCATCAGGTCCTGTTTCCACATGGGAAGGTGCAGCAACGTCTCCTCCCGGGCATTGTCGCAGACCAGCAGCACGCCGTTGGCCCCCCTGTAATATGCTGCATGCAGCGTCTTCTGGGACTTCTGCCCGAGCACATCCCATATCATCAGTGTGAGCTCACAATCGTCGTACTCTATGACCTTCTTGGAGACCCTGGTGCCTATGCTCCTGATGTATTCGTCGCTGTAGCTGTTAAGAACGTAACGGCTGATCAAGCTGGTCTTACCGACCCCACCATCACCCAGCAGACATATCTTTCGGATGATCTTCTTCTTCTCCATGAAAGGCCTTTAAATATCTAGCGGTTCGTTATATATACATTGGCGGTCAGGTATCAAAAAGGATAGCGTGGGTGTTCTCGCCAGTGTGATGCGGCCTTCTTCGTGATGATATGCTCTCTAGAGAGGAGCGGGCAAAGTAATATCACCCGGTAGTTCTTTGAATCGACGTGAAGAACGAGATACTTATCGAGAGGACCCCCGGCGGCATTCCGGTGGTCATGGAGAGACTACCCAGTTCTCATAGCGCTTCATTCTCGGTGTACTTCGGGCATGGGTCCCGCGACGAGACCAAGGAACAGGCGGGTATCGCCCACATGCTCGAGCACATGTTATTCAAGGGGACAGTTAACCGCACCGCAAAGCAGATGGCGGAGGAGATAGAGTCCGCGGGCGGCGAGACCAACGGTTACACCACCAAGGAGGTCACCACTTATCAGTCCTTCTCCTTGGATGAGACGGTGGGCATAGCCCAGGACATCCTTGCGGACATGGTGCTGAACCCCAAGCTGGACAAGGACTGCCTGGTCACCGAGAAGAATGTGGTGACCCAGGAGATACGTATGCTGGAAAACGATCCTGAGGAGAACATTCACGTCCAGTTCCTGGAAACGTTGTGGGGGGAGCACCCCATGGGCCGCTCCGAGGCCGGCTCCGCGGAGACGGTGGCGTCCCTAACGGTCAAGGATGTGCGTTCGTTCTTCGAGGAGAGGTACCGCCCTCCGTATATGGCCGTGGTGGCCACAGGCAACATCGAGCACGCCCAGGTCGTGGACTGGGCTGGCCGCAGCTTCGACTACCTGGAACGCTCCAACGGCAACCGTTCCCGAGACCCCCCCAAGCCCCTGGCGAGGTTCATGGTTTATCCCCGGGACGATGCCCAGGCATACGTGGGTATGGGCTTCCCGGGCCTGAGCACGGTGAGCCCCGACCGCTTCGCCCAGCGACTCCTCACCTCGGTCTTGGGCATGGGCACATCATCTCGCCTGTTCCAGGCGGTCCGGGAGCGCTCGGGCCTGGTCTACGAGATATTCTCATCATCGGCCAGTTATACGGACTGTGGAGCGGTGAGCGTGTTCTACAACACCTCGGTGAAGGACCAGGAAAAGGTGGCCAGGCTGGTGGCCCAGGAGATAAGGAAGCTCAAAACGGAAGGACTGGAAGAAGGTGAGCTCATGAGGGCCAAGCGCCTGGTCAAGGGGATCTACGTCCGCCGCTTAGAGAGCACAGAGACAAGGATGGTCCGGCTGGGCGAGATGTTCATGTCCACAGGGAACGTTCTTTCAGCGGACGAATACCTTAAAATGATGGACCAGGTCACCGAGGAGCAGGTGGTCGCCATGGCCGATCGTCTAATGGACAGGAAGAAACTGTCCATCGCCATGCACGCGCCGGGTAAGGAGAGCGAGAAGGCGGCCAAGAACCTGGAGGACCTGGACTTCTGAACGATCCTCAATCGTTCTTTACCAGTTCCAGGACCGTCTGCACCGTCCTGTCCAATGCTGCCTCCAGCTCGGGCGTCATGACCTCGCTCAAGGTGAAAACGTCGTTCGCCTCCACAGCCACGAACTTGACCTCTTGGGGAAAGCGATCCGGCTGCAGCGTCCTGCCCAGCTCCAGGGTGGTGGCCACATTGGCCTCGTGAGGATTGGTGCCATGGACGGTGTCGCTGAACGCCTCCGGGCCCATGACCATGACCGTCCCAGGGGGCTTCCCGGACTTGATGATGGCATCCACGATGATGACCCTGTCGTAATCCAGCATGATCTCTATGAGGTCAAGGCCGCTCGTGCAAGCCTCCTCGAGGTCCACACCAGGGACGCCCATCTTCTCCAGCTCCTGCAGAACCCTGATGCCGATGGCATCATCGCACATTATGGGACTTCCGATCCCTAGGACAAGCGTTCGGTGGGTCATCTGCACGCCCATTATGCGGCATCTAAAAAGATTTTTCGTTATCCCCGCACGCCTGATGCGAACCCGTCACGTACCGCACATCCGACAAAGCATGCCAGATCATGATCGATGACATCCTGTCCAATGAGAATAGAACAAAGAAAGAGGGTCGTGGGACTTTCATGTCAAGGGTGACAGGTGATCTCCGTCTGAAGAGGATCTCAAGCCTGAGATAATGAAGAGACGACCCATGGTGAGGCACCTGGTATAAAGGCGTTTCAGGGTGTGTCCAACCTGTTTCTTATCCCTGCTCGTACATCCATCCATTCATGTCCGTCCGGGAGGTGAGACTGGAGCCGTCGGTCACGCTGAGGGTGGGTAGTGTCCTGTTGACAGAGAGGCAGCTGCAGGTCATCCAGGCAATCCATGAGGAAGGCAGCCAGAACCGGGCTGCCAGAAGATTGGGGGTGTCCCCACCGGTCCTCCACCGATACCTGGCGCAGATCGAAGCCAAGGTGGGCGCTCGCCTAGTCCAGGCCACCCCCCGGGGCACCAAGCTCAACGAAGAGGGAGAGCGCATCGCCCTGGAGTATCGTGCTCTGACCAGGCGCATGGCCCCCTCCACCAAGTTAGTGGTAGGAGGGACCATCGTCACCGAGGAACTGCTGCTGCGGGCTCTCAGCCGGGCCGACCCACAGGGGGAATGTGGCCTCATAATATCGGACGACAGGTGGAATCTGGAGGACTTTCAGGCGGGATTGATGGATATTATCGTGCTCGACGATCCCTTGTTCCTTTTCGATCTCGAGGGGGTGCATTGGCAGGAGGTGGCCACCGACCGCCTGCTGCACGTGAATAAAGGGCCGCGGTATGCCCGGTTCCTCTATGGTGCGCAGAGGATAGGCTTTCGTCACTTGGAGACACAGGGCATTGAGCACCGCATCGAACGAACCTTCCGTTCCCCGGAGATGCTGATAAGGTCCGATCTGAGCTTCTTCCTTAACGAGTCGCTGGCGCTGAGGAGGGGTATAAAGCTCCGCAGCGACACCGATCCTGGGTTCCTCGCACACCAGATAAATGCCGTCTACAGGAAGGGGACACCCGCGGTACGGAGGATCGTGGCGGAGATCAGGCGCGCTGGAAGAAAGGTATGACCTATTTAGGTAATAGTGGCGCCGTTTTTTGTATATGTTTAAATAATTCAGAAACATGGCCTGTACAAGGTGAACCTATTGTCATCTCCAAAGCAACCAAGCCTCGAGTTCGCTGAGTCCGTGCAGAAGGAGCACGGCGGCGAGACCCTTATGTTGTGCTTCCAGTGCGGTACCTGCAGCGGGAGCTGCCCCTCCGGCAGACTGACCTCCTACAGGACCCGAAAGCTCATCCGCAAGGCCCAGCTCGGCCTGGAGGACGAAGTCCTGCAGTCCCCTGACCTGTGGATGTGTACCACCTGCTACGCATGCATGGAACGCTGCCCCCGCGGCGTCGAGATCGTGGACATCATCACTATCCTGCGCAACAAGGCGGTAAGCAAGGGCATTATGTCCGATGAGCACAAGAAGGTCGGACAGTACCTACTGGCCAACGGAGCGACCATCCCCCTGAACCCCAAGTATGAGGAGATCAGGGAGAGGCTCGGTCTGCCCCGCCGCCCCGTGAACACCCTGGGCGACAAGAAGGCCTTGGAGGACTTCCAAAAGGTCCTGAAGGCCACTGGCTTCGACAAGCTCATCGGAGGTGACTGAGATGGCTAAGAAGTACGCATTGTTCCTCGGTTGCGTCGCACCCGCCAGGTACCCTGGGATTGAATCCTCGACCCGTGAGGTGTGCAAGGAGCTGGGCATTGAGCTTGTGGAGCTTGAGGGTGCCGGCTGCTGCCCCGCCCCCGGTGTCATCAAGTCGTTCGAGCAGGATGCATGGCTGGCCATAGCGGCCAGGAACCTCGCCCTTGCCCAGAAGACGGGCGCAGACATCCTCACAATTTGCAACGGCTGCTTCGGCTCGCTGTTCGATGCCGCCCACATCCTGCACAATGACCCTGAGAAGCTCCGCAGCGTCAACAAGATCCTGCGCGAGGTCGGCCTGGAATACAATGGTGAGACCAAGGTTCATCATTTTGCTGAGATGGTCTACAAGGAGATCGGCCTGGACACCGTCAAGTCCCACATCAAGGCCCCCCTAGAGATGAACGTGGCCGTCCACTACGGCTGCCACTTCCTGAAGCCCAGCAACATCAAGCAGCTTGACGACCCTGAGCGCCCCAAGATCCTCGATGAGCTGGTCGAGGTGACCGGCGCTAAGAGCATCGAATACAAGGACAAGCAGATGTGCTGCGGCGCCGGCGGCGGCGTCAGGTCCGGGAACCCGGCCCTGGCCACCAAGTTCACCGAGGAGAAGTTGAAGAACCTCAAGGCCGCGGGGGCGCAGTACATCATCGATGTGTGTCCTTTCTGTCACCTTCAGTTCGACAGGACCCAGAAGGAGCTGGGGACCTATTCCTTCCCCGTGATCCACCTTTCGCAGTTGTATGGGCTTGCGATGGGGGTCCCCAAGGAAAGGCTGGGCCTGGACATCCAGGAGATACCCGGTAACTTCTAGGGCAGAGAACAGATCTGGGAAACCCCTTCCCTATTACTTTTTATTTTTAATTGTTGAGCTTGATGTATATCCGATGTCGCCATGGCCGTTCACCGTTGTTGTGAACAAGAATAGGAAGGCCGATGGCCTCTCATCACCGCGCCACGCTCCACGGGTGGAGGATGGAGTACGATAGAGGGACCATCCGACGATCGTTCAAAGGTCATGAGGACGAGCGTGTCGAGCCTCGATCGCAGGGCACGCAAAAGGGAGCACATCATTCACAAAATGCCCTCGGATCGGCGTTTAGTCGGACAAGATAAAGGAGATAACCGTTCTAATAACGCGATGCCTTCTGCGGGAGAACAATGCCCTTTGACGGCTTCTCGGAGGGCCGGAACTTCGGAAATTTCTGGCGATTTTCGACTTCCGGAGCCGCGGGCCGCGGCGGACGGAGTTTTTTTGAAAAAAATCGAACTTCGAGGTCATTATTTCTTCATTTTTTATATTTTATTTCATTTTCCTATAATAATCTGGCTAGTAAAAAATTAGCCAGACAAAAATCTCAAAAAATAGAACGTTTTTTTTGATAATGACCAGTAAGTGTGAACGGGCATAAATTCGATAAACATAGAAAAGAACTTTAGTAAGGACTCCAATATCCCCTCTACGATATAAATGCCAACCAAGAAAACCGAAACCAAGACTGCCAAGCCCGCAGCGAAGGGCAAGGTAAGCTCTGCTAGCGCAAAGAAGACCGTCGCCAAGTCTGCTGCGAAGAAGGCCGCGGCTCCCAAGAAGGCCCCCGCTAAGAAGGCGGCCGCACCGAAGAAGGCCGAGACCAAGACCGTAGCGAAGAAGGCCGCGGCTCCCAAGAAGGCCCCCGCTAAGAAGGCGGCCGCACCGAAGAAGGCCGAGGCCGCTGCAAAGAAGCCCGCAGCAAAGGCGACGGAGAAGAAACCGGCTGCAAAGGCAAAGAAGTAAGACCTGACCTCTGTCGGGGGCCCCGAACCAACGATCAGTTCGTAGGTCATGAAGGGTGAACTCAATTTTAGGGCTCGGTCGTGTAGATTGCCTCAAGGCAAATGTTTATATAAAAGTGGTACCTTCGACCCTTATCCCGTTCATACGAGCATGACGGTCCATGACTATCTGTCTGACCGCTGCACGATTCACGGAGGTTTACTATGGCGGTCAAGAAGGCAAAGACGGCGGCTAGAAAGGTCAAGGACAAGTGGAAGGCAAAGGAGTGGTACAAGCTCTACGCTCCCCGGATGTTCAACCAGGTGGAACTTGGAGAGACCCCCAGCTCCGAGCCCTCAGCCCTGATGGGCCGCAACACCGAGGTCACCGTTCACGAGCTCACCGGGGACTTCTCCAAGATGCACATCAAGATCCGCTTCAGAGTTTCCGACATCCGTGGTCTGGAGGCCCATACCAGCTTTGTGGGTCATGATCTAACAAGCGATTACGTCCGCAGGCTCACTCGGAGGAAGAGGACCAAGACCGACCATGTCGTCGATGTACGCACCAAGGATGGCTTCCTGCTCCGGGTCAAGCCCATGAGCATCACCGAGCAGAGGATCCAGGCCGCTCAGGAAACGGCCATCAGGAACATCATGGACAAGACCCTCACCGATCTCGCAGCCACCATGACGGTGTCCGAGCTGGTCAAGGCCATTATTACCGGTGACATGTCCAAGGAGCTCTCCAATGCCGCTAAGGTCATCATCCCCATCAAGAGGATAGAGGTGCGCAAGAGCGAGGTCCTGGAGGTCGGTACCGTCGCAGCCGACGAGCCCAGCATCCAGGAGAGGTTCGGCCAGGAGGCCGCCGCTCAGGCTGCGGCCCAAGCCGAGGCCGTCGCCGAGGAAGCTCCCGCCGAATCGGAAGAGCCCTCAGAGGATGAGGAGACCGAGGAAGAAGAGGTCTCCGAAGAGAGCGAAGAAGAAGAGAACTGATACTGAACAATGCCGGGGTGGCTCAGCCTGGTGGAGCGACGGACTCATAAGGTCCTGACCCTGGGCCAGGGTCCGAGAGATCCGTAGGTCATGGGTTCAAAGCCCATCCCCGGCACTAACTTTCCACATGGGGCCGAGCCCCCGAACCACCTCTTTTCCATCAACTGGCCTTTGGCGTATCTTTCAAGTACATTGATGACGGTAAACTGGTTTCGGTGAACCGTTGAGAATTTTGATATATACGGGGAAGGGCGGTGTGGGCAAGACCTCCGTGGCTGCCGCCACTGCCCTGAAGGCCGCAAGGATGGGTTACAGGACGGTCCTGATGTCGACCGATGCAGCACATTCCGTGTCCGATTCTCTGGAAATGCCCCTCTCGGGACAGATAACCGCCGTGGAGAAGAACCTCGATGCCATCGAGATCGACATGCTCTATGAGCTAGAGACCCGCTGGAAGGAGATACAGAGGTACGTCTCCAGTTTCCTCATGTCCCAGGGCATGGACGGCATCACATCCAAGGAGATGGCCGTCCTCCCGGGTATGGAGCTCATGTCTGCCCTGTTCTACGTCGAGGACTTCTACAAGCGAGATGCCTATGATGTCGTGGTCATGGACACCGCGCCCACAGGCGAGACGCTGCGTCTTCTCAGTTTCCCCGAGATATCTGAATGGTACACCGAGAAACTTTACGGCGTGTTCCGGAACATGATGAAGATCGCCCGCATGACCGTAGGCAAGGTGATGAGCACTCCCCTGCCCTCCGAGGAGCTTCTCGGCGACATCGCTTCCATGGGGGATCGCATGATGGCCGTACAGAAGATACTCCAGGACCCTGAGGTCACCTCGATACGCCTGGTGGTCAACCCTGAGAAGATGGTCATCAATGAGACCAAGCGGGCCTTCACCTACATGTGCCTCTACAACCTTACGGTGGAAGCCCTCATCGTCAACCGGGTCATCCCTTCGGATGCCGGAGATTTCTTCAAGGAGAAGCTGGAGGAACAGGAGCGCTACCTCAAGATAATCCAAGAGTCCTTCGACCCCCTCACCATCCTCAGGGCCTACCAGCTCCCGTCCGAGCTTGTTGGCATCAAATCGCTGGAGAAGCTTGGGGAAATGGTCTTCGGGGACATCGACCCCACCACGCATTTCTCACGGGTGAAGCCCATGGAGATCTACACCAACGATGGCATGGACATTATATCCCTGAACCTGCCATTTACCATGAAGGAGGGCGTGAACCTTTACAAGGTAGGTGACAACCTTCTGGTGGAGGTGGGGCACTACCGTCGCTCCATATCTCTCCCGACCAGCTTTGCCAGGAAGGAGCCGAAGCGGGCGGAGTTCAAGGACGGAAGATTGCTGATAATGTTCGAAGGTGAGGACGATGGAAGAAGAGGGAAACATTGAGGAAGGGGCGGTCGAGGAGGAGTTCGGCCGCGGCCAGCGGTTAAAGGAGGAGGCCGAGCGGATAACCGAGACGATCCTGCCCAAGACCGCCAGGGAGCACCTGGTCCGAGCGGGATCGGAGATGCTGCTGGCCTTCGACAACATGATCCCCCGTGACAAGATACCCGATGACGTCAAGCAGCATCTCATCGCTGCCAAGCGAGAGACCCTGATGATATGGAAGTGCCTCCTGGATGCTCAGCTCAACGTCATAAAGGAGATGGAGAGAGAGCCACAGGAGGAGGAGCCCAGCCTGAAGAAGATCGAGCTGGAGTGATCACTCCGGCCGTTCCTGGACGAGGAGATCGCGGCAGTCCGGGCAGAGCATGGATGCCTTCCCCGACACTCCTCCGTTTCTCCTCAGGTCATAGGAGTAGGCCTCGCACCTCTCGCAGTAGCCTATGAACGCGCCCAGCCCCCTCCGGTCCATCAAGGGGGCGTTGATGTTTTCCCACTCCCTTGTGATCTCGATGAGGGTGGGCGACAAGCGGGTGATGTCGTTCTCTGTGATTATGCCCAGAAGCTCACCGTTATCTACCACGGGCAGGCGACGCAGATGCAGGCGGGCCATCTTCCTTCCCGCATCCGCCACGCTCTCATGGGGGCCGATGGTGACCACGGGCGCGGACATGACCTCTTGAGCCGTGATCACGCCCGGCAGCTTATCTTCGGCCACGATCTTCTCCACCAGGTCCTTCTCGGTGACAATGCCCACCGGCCGTCCCTCCACGGTTATGATGATGGAACCCACCTTCCACAAGCGCATCAAGGAACCAATATCCTTCGCGGTCAGGTCCGGGCAACAGGTTATGGGGACCCTGGTCATGATCTCCTCAACGTAGATGTCTCGTGCCCGCTCCTCTTTCATGTTAAAAATAACGGGGCAGCGGTAGAAATAGTTGGTCAAGGAGACCTTCGTTTTTCCTGATGCAACTCTCAAGGAGCGATAAGTCCATCTATCGGTTAATGCCGTCAATGGTATGGGTACGAGCGTGAACGATATGGAGGGAGAGCTGGCGGTCAGGATCGCGAGGCAGGCGGTGGAGGCCGAGGTCAGAGGTAGGTCAGACCATCGCGTGGACGCACCGGCAAGCTTCCGGGAGAAGAGAGGGGCCTTCGTCACCCTGAACACCTATCCTGATCTCTCTTTACGGGGATGCATCGGTTTCCCGGAGCCCATCTACTCACTGGCTAGCGCCCTCGTGCAAGCGGCCCATCATGCCTGCCACGATCCTCGCTTCGATGACCTGAGGGCAGAGGAGCTCGATGGCATAGTGGTGGAGGTATCCATACTCAGCCCTCCCCAGGAGGTCCGCGTGGTGGAGCGTAGGGAACTGCCCGGGGAGATCGTGATCGGCAGGGACGGCCTCATCATTGAATATGGTCCGTACCGCGGTCTCCTCCTCCCGCAGGTGCCCGTGGAGTGGGACTGGAACGTCGAGGAGTTCCTCGCCCACACCTGCAACAAGGCGGGACTGCCACCAGAAATGTGGTTGGACGAGCGTACCAAGGTCTATAAGTTCGAGGGAGAGATATTCCACGAGCTGACCCCGCGGGGTCAGGTGCAGAGGAAGGATATCGCTCATGGATCTGGTCATTGAGGGCCGCGCCTTTGTCAAAGGCCGCCTGTCTAATTGGTGCATCGGGATCGAGGACGGCCGTATCGTAGAGGTAGCGAAGAACCTCAAGGGAGAGGAGCATTTGGACTACGGTCAGATGCTGGTGCTGCCGGCGGCGATCGACCCTCATGTGCACTTCCGGGATCCCGGGCTCACCGCCAAAGAGGACTTCTCCACGGGGACGATGGCAGCGGCCTTTGGGGGGGTCGGCTGCGTGCTGGACATGCCCAACACCCTTCCGCCGGCGACCAGTCTGGCGAGCCTCAAAGAGAAGCAGCTGACCATTGCCGGGAAGGCGTGGACCGACTACGGACTGTTCGCGGGATGCGTACCCGGCGTCAAGCTGGAGGAGATGGCCCCGCACGCCGCAGGGTACAAGATGTTCATGGGCTCGTCCACCGGGAAGCTCCTGGTCACTGAGGATAAGGAGAGGGCACGCATCGGTCATGCTGTCAAGGCCACCAACAAGGTCCTGAGCGTGCATGCCGAGGAGGAGGCGCTTTTGGGAAAGGAAAGGGAGCAGGACATCCGTGACCACTTGCGG
Above is a window of Methanomassiliicoccus sp. DNA encoding:
- a CDS encoding GTP-binding protein, whose amino-acid sequence is MEKKKIIRKICLLGDGGVGKTSLISRYVLNSYSDEYIRSIGTRVSKKVIEYDDCELTLMIWDVLGQKSQKTLHAAYYRGANGVLLVCDNAREETLLHLPMWKQDLMEVTGSIPLIAIINKADLGSALSKDALAQVCSALGKSPMYTSAKSGEGVQEAFETLGSEIIEVSK
- the hdrC gene encoding CoB--CoM heterodisulfide reductase subunit C, which gives rise to MLCFQCGTCSGSCPSGRLTSYRTRKLIRKAQLGLEDEVLQSPDLWMCTTCYACMERCPRGVEIVDIITILRNKAVSKGIMSDEHKKVGQYLLANGATIPLNPKYEEIRERLGLPRRPVNTLGDKKALEDFQKVLKATGFDKLIGGD
- a CDS encoding insulinase family protein, producing MKNEILIERTPGGIPVVMERLPSSHSASFSVYFGHGSRDETKEQAGIAHMLEHMLFKGTVNRTAKQMAEEIESAGGETNGYTTKEVTTYQSFSLDETVGIAQDILADMVLNPKLDKDCLVTEKNVVTQEIRMLENDPEENIHVQFLETLWGEHPMGRSEAGSAETVASLTVKDVRSFFEERYRPPYMAVVATGNIEHAQVVDWAGRSFDYLERSNGNRSRDPPKPLARFMVYPRDDAQAYVGMGFPGLSTVSPDRFAQRLLTSVLGMGTSSRLFQAVRERSGLVYEIFSSSASYTDCGAVSVFYNTSVKDQEKVARLVAQEIRKLKTEGLEEGELMRAKRLVKGIYVRRLESTETRMVRLGEMFMSTGNVLSADEYLKMMDQVTEEQVVAMADRLMDRKKLSIAMHAPGKESEKAAKNLEDLDF
- a CDS encoding CBS domain-containing protein is translated as MTNYFYRCPVIFNMKEERARDIYVEEIMTRVPITCCPDLTAKDIGSLMRLWKVGSIIITVEGRPVGIVTEKDLVEKIVAEDKLPGVITAQEVMSAPVVTIGPHESVADAGRKMARLHLRRLPVVDNGELLGIITENDITRLSPTLIEITREWENINAPLMDRRGLGAFIGYCERCEAYSYDLRRNGGVSGKASMLCPDCRDLLVQERPE
- a CDS encoding DUF835 domain-containing protein, whose product is MNPFFVLPASALISLREELELLAGDWAGETLERTGFRAGMSLVSSLDITATKLEDFAEVFSQLWSEAGLSSTAVERASEEEIVVSFKGSVEATSKRRCDFTRGYLEGIASGLLGRRYQATEVMCMSQGAERCVHRLLPSDMPLHASRSALVTSERKYHLEPGCSYLIESDDSRESFQIMEDYLAHGTPGMCITREYPDRLRKAFNLEGGQLIWLSYERDLTISREPTNIPLIYSEIKAFLEENDEAIFLISGLEYLVSQTNFVKILKFVQLLTEAAAVHNSIFLLPMSPGALAPREVKLLEREFQDIRHQCHDGRDQEVTEQEE
- a CDS encoding ArsA family ATPase; its protein translation is MRILIYTGKGGVGKTSVAAATALKAARMGYRTVLMSTDAAHSVSDSLEMPLSGQITAVEKNLDAIEIDMLYELETRWKEIQRYVSSFLMSQGMDGITSKEMAVLPGMELMSALFYVEDFYKRDAYDVVVMDTAPTGETLRLLSFPEISEWYTEKLYGVFRNMMKIARMTVGKVMSTPLPSEELLGDIASMGDRMMAVQKILQDPEVTSIRLVVNPEKMVINETKRAFTYMCLYNLTVEALIVNRVIPSDAGDFFKEKLEEQERYLKIIQESFDPLTILRAYQLPSELVGIKSLEKLGEMVFGDIDPTTHFSRVKPMEIYTNDGMDIISLNLPFTMKEGVNLYKVGDNLLVEVGHYRRSISLPTSFARKEPKRAEFKDGRLLIMFEGEDDGRRGKH
- a CDS encoding TIGR00296 family protein; amino-acid sequence: MGTSVNDMEGELAVRIARQAVEAEVRGRSDHRVDAPASFREKRGAFVTLNTYPDLSLRGCIGFPEPIYSLASALVQAAHHACHDPRFDDLRAEELDGIVVEVSILSPPQEVRVVERRELPGEIVIGRDGLIIEYGPYRGLLLPQVPVEWDWNVEEFLAHTCNKAGLPPEMWLDERTKVYKFEGEIFHELTPRGQVQRKDIAHGSGH
- the hdrB gene encoding CoB--CoM heterodisulfide reductase subunit B, whose amino-acid sequence is MAKKYALFLGCVAPARYPGIESSTREVCKELGIELVELEGAGCCPAPGVIKSFEQDAWLAIAARNLALAQKTGADILTICNGCFGSLFDAAHILHNDPEKLRSVNKILREVGLEYNGETKVHHFAEMVYKEIGLDTVKSHIKAPLEMNVAVHYGCHFLKPSNIKQLDDPERPKILDELVEVTGAKSIEYKDKQMCCGAGGGVRSGNPALATKFTEEKLKNLKAAGAQYIIDVCPFCHLQFDRTQKELGTYSFPVIHLSQLYGLAMGVPKERLGLDIQEIPGNF
- a CDS encoding LysR family transcriptional regulator, with product MSVREVRLEPSVTLRVGSVLLTERQLQVIQAIHEEGSQNRAARRLGVSPPVLHRYLAQIEAKVGARLVQATPRGTKLNEEGERIALEYRALTRRMAPSTKLVVGGTIVTEELLLRALSRADPQGECGLIISDDRWNLEDFQAGLMDIIVLDDPLFLFDLEGVHWQEVATDRLLHVNKGPRYARFLYGAQRIGFRHLETQGIEHRIERTFRSPEMLIRSDLSFFLNESLALRRGIKLRSDTDPGFLAHQINAVYRKGTPAVRRIVAEIRRAGRKV
- a CDS encoding hydrogenase maturation protease, producing the protein MTHRTLVLGIGSPIMCDDAIGIRVLQELEKMGVPGVDLEEACTSGLDLIEIMLDYDRVIIVDAIIKSGKPPGTVMVMGPEAFSDTVHGTNPHEANVATTLELGRTLQPDRFPQEVKFVAVEANDVFTLSEVMTPELEAALDRTVQTVLELVKND
- a CDS encoding 30S ribosomal protein S3ae; translation: MAVKKAKTAARKVKDKWKAKEWYKLYAPRMFNQVELGETPSSEPSALMGRNTEVTVHELTGDFSKMHIKIRFRVSDIRGLEAHTSFVGHDLTSDYVRRLTRRKRTKTDHVVDVRTKDGFLLRVKPMSITEQRIQAAQETAIRNIMDKTLTDLAATMTVSELVKAIITGDMSKELSNAAKVIIPIKRIEVRKSEVLEVGTVAADEPSIQERFGQEAAAQAAAQAEAVAEEAPAESEEPSEDEETEEEEVSEESEEEEN